In Pleurodeles waltl isolate 20211129_DDA chromosome 5, aPleWal1.hap1.20221129, whole genome shotgun sequence, the DNA window TACACTCTGTTGTACCACTGGTTTAAAACCTGAAATTCCAAGCCATGCATGGCACCTAAGTAATATGCTGGTGTTAATCCTTTTAGCTGCGGTGTCAACAGCATCTAGTGCACACCGTTTAGAGATGTTAGAGATTAGTTTTTCCTCTGCAACCAGTTCTTGGCTGCAGTTTTTGTGCTCTTCTGGGAGATAATGGAGGACATCCTACATCTGGACCCCACTAGGCTGGTCGTAATGCACCAGCCTGAGCTGCAACTCTCTTCCCCGCAGCATAAATGCTCTTACTCTCCTTTTCAGGAGGTGGGGTATCCCCACTTGCCTGAGAGTTGGCACATTTGCAGGCAGTGGCGGTGACAAGAGAATCTGGTGGTATTTAAGATCTGATGGCGAGGGCCTGTTGTTCTTGTCAATCCTGGGTGTTATGACCCTAGCCCAGATAGGATCTTTGAATATATCTGCTGTGTGTCCTAACATGCCCTTCAACATAGGGAGATATTGTGTAGCCCTATGTGATTGCTGGAAAGTGTATCAAAGTGTatcaaagaggaagtcatcctctaaaGGTTCTTTATGCAATTCCACATTGTGGAATTAAGTAGCTCTAGCTATAACTTCCTGGTAAGAGGTGGCATCATCAGGAAGAGAAAGGCATGCAGGATAGAGATCTGGATCTGTATACACAGAGGGATCAGCATTGTATGTATCCCATCTTGTGGTGGTGTTGCAAATGTGCCCTCTGGCCCACCATACCCAGCAGTGTCTGACTGAGGAGGCCCTTGTGGCGATATGTCCAGTGGATATACTCCACAGGGTAGTGAAgaaggtgaggctggtggtggaggAGATGGGAGTGTTGGGGGAGGTGGTGGAAATGGTGAGGGAGGAGAAAGGAGGGAAGGGCTGGTAGCCTTGTCCACTCGGTTCGCCTGCTTGGGAGTAACTGGCATGTCCAAAGCCCATTGAAAAGTCAGCCTTCGTTTAGGTGGTGGAGGAGGCAATAGAGTGGAAGCCTTTGCAAGGATGTGTCCAGTTACAGGCTGGATGTGAATCTGTTTTTGCCTCACATCCAGCTGTTTCTGAAGTCTGTGCAGGATCGGCTCCACCAATGTTTTTGAACCGTACTTGGAGGTAATCTTCAAAGATTTTGGTTCCGAACTAGATTTCTCTTTCGGCATTGAAGCTCTGCGCAGTGGCAAGGTGGTGGATTTTGACAGCAATGGTCAGCTCAGCACCTATGATAGAGAAGCTGCCGGCAGATGGCCTGGGCCAAAGTACTTGATGCCGAAGGCTTCAAAGGAGATTCCAGCGCTGGGCCGGATGGTGGCGAGTATCCAAACCAATTGCTCTGTACCGACCATGGCCAGAAGGCAGTGGTGGCCTGAGGACCTCTGAATGTAGATTCAGAGGAACAGAGTCCCTCTTGGTGGAGCCTGGGAGATGTATGGGGGGCAGGGGAGAACAAACTCACAGCTTGCCGAGCGGGTGTCATGTCCTCCATTTTCAAGTCGACCTCAAGGTCGGAGCCAGAACTGCCCTCGACAGAAAATGTGTCTTTCTCCGCACCCGACGGTTGAGGGTGCCCTTCTTCCTCCTCGGTTTGTTCTTCACTGAAGATATCTGGAGTGTCATCAATGGTTTCAGGCGACACACGGTCGAtggtttcaaataatttttttctaGTGAAAGGATTTACAGGCATCGCAATCtgcttccctgtgctcgggcgacaagcacaggttgcagaccaggtGTTAGTTGGTGAGGGAATATTTTGTGTGGCATCGCGGGCAGTAACAGGAAGGCATCTGTTCCATCACCATTCTCGAAAGGGTGTGATGGAGTCCAAAAAAGGCCCCAAAAGGTGAAGCCAAGGAGGGTCGCGGTCAAACAGAACCGAAGTTATGTAGACTAGGTTTGATATGCAGATGGAAAACGCAATCAAAAAACAATCCTGATGAAAGGATGGGATGTACGAGTCGAAAACAAACCATGATGGAGTCGACAACAGAGCACAGACACACACGTccaaacctgatggcggaaagaaaacaatctaacaatggaacagatgcccatgtgcactatcgcCGAGAGGAGTCACTCAACCTCGTGGCTCGAAAGACCTTAgaataaaaacaacttgtacacatccgGACCCAATACTAgatgcaggagtatgcaaagcatgtgtacctacagccatACATGCCTCTAACAATACATTTTCAGCTCTATCCAGGAAGGTTCAACTGGCACTAACGTAGAACCAGGCATTGAGATATGGTAGAGAAGACCAGCTACAACTCAAGTTGGGATTCTTCCTGGGATTACAGAGAGGCAGATCCACATACTCACAAGGAGGATAAAACAAACTCCCAAGTTGTGGCCCTTTTTGTTCACAGGCCTTAACAACTATTTCACTGGCTGCATCAGAATGGTGTAGCAAAGACTGTAAAATAATTCAGGTCGCGAAATAAAAGCTGAACACCTTCCTGAGCCATTGCTGTTGTTCAGTGAGTGGTAGTCAGCAGACCATGGGGACTGTTGCATACATACCGCTTCCCCTATCACACAGAGAAATGTGTTTCAACATGAAGTCTGTGGCACAGTGTACGTAGTAGAGGGGTAAAAACATGataacacaattttaaaaacacaGGAACTGAACATTAGAAATACTCAGTGCACCTAGTTGTCAATGTCATTTGTGCCTCCTTCAACCGGTCCTAGATTGTTAGCTAACAGTACTGTGCATACTAATTTTTCAAAACTGCAATTAGAATGGGAAAAGGTATGCCACAGAATACAATGTGATGTTGGTTAATATGCCAGGACTGGTTAAAAGTGGTACAGTGAAATGAGGCAACATTGTGAATTTGTCTCTGAAAAACAAAACTAATGCTGAATGGACTGCCATGTCAATTCTTTTTCTGACATTCTTGGGGGTGGGAGGAAGCAAAATCTTAATAACTGAATGTAATAAAATAACACAATGCTTATATCAACACTATGACAAGATAGAGGCAAAAGCTACACTAACACACTGGTAATAAACAGAGCTAAAAGCAGTGATAAACGTCTACAAATCCATGATAAAAACATGACATATTCAAAAGACAATGGAATATAAAAGTGAGTATTTTGcgcatataaaaaaatacaacaaattgtAAATCTGGCCTGTTCTCTTCTTTTGCATAACACAAACCAGAAAGGAAACCCTAAAGTATTGCTGAAAGATGCAAAACCCCTGACTGGCTGGCGAATCTCAAGATTTTGGTGCTAAATCTATTAACCAAATTTCTTAGTTTTATATTTCTAAAATCCAGGAATCAAAATGTACATTCAGTCTGATCATAATCTGTAGCATTGTCTAACCAATTACTTTGTATTGAAAGCCTGGTAAACATAGAATAGTGGTATGTTGCTTCCTATGTGTTAGTCCTTGCAAGACGGAATTTACCCCTCATAAATTTCCTGTCAGGAAAGGGCATCAAGGCACTTTTGAAACGTTGAGCCCACATTTCAAATAGCAGCTTCTATCATGAATTTGTATTGTGTAAAAGCCTTGAGATAAAAGTCTGGAGTCTCCACTGATTAGTCGTGCAGTACTCATAATTCTGTTTATATCTGCTTTGTTCAACTATACATTAATCTCAAATTGCATTTTCTTGCATTAGATCAccttgggccacatgtagcaaagttccaatttgtaagtcgcaaatccgaatgtaggataatgtccttgacactatttgcgggtcgcaaatgcccacctcatgaatattcatgaggtaggtcgcaatttgtgacccccttgggaatggcggccctcacagtgatggtggcctgctggagacagcagaccaccatgtctgtgactgcttttcaataaagcagttttttttttttttttaatgccttaaaggaaaacgagatgcattacaaaaacaaaaaatgaaacatttttgtttaattttttccgagcaggcagtcGTCCGTAGGACTgcgactgcgattgttttgcgaccgtgttagcggtcacaaaacaatcctacatcgcactgcgagtcgcaattaggaaggtaacaccccttcctaattgcgagtcgcaatcccgttaccgaatcgcaaaactgggtttgtgcatgaggaagtgctttttgcacctcgcaaacagccagattcgctgtttgcaAGGTGCAAAAAGCATTGTACCTTGTGTTTTTCGGAGTGAGACTTGTTCTAGTCTGCCACGCataattctttttttgtttgaGAATTTTAGTATCTGTGAGATTCACTTTTATTGTTATATCCAGTTTTCTGTCAAGCAGCTTTTTATTAGTTAAGAGTGGGTGCTCCTTGTGATTGttactttttccttttctgtaattaTGGCTAGGTCATGATCCTAAATGCCAGATTGTTCCTAAAATATTATAATACTTACATATTCTCTAAATGGTTGACACAAAATATGCTGTCTGCTTGTTAAACAGTATTCTGTCATAAGTACCTTACCTTCGGAAACCAGGTTTTTTTCTCGTCTCTACCGAAAAACCTGCATTTATTTGATTCacatattttttctatttgcatggAAGCAATTTTAAGTCTCTGCAAACAGATTTTAGTTTTTCATTGCATAGCATTAATGTGTATATTTCTCGTCGACATGGGATTGCTTTAAAAGGTCGATATTTATGCACTTTCAAGCTACATTTTTCTTCTGCAGCTCCACCTATTAAAAGTTTAATATTTGCTTCTGTTGCCTATTTCCCCTTGTATTAAATGCTCTTTTTATGTGTATCTTCTGTATATTTGTCTCCTGGTACAGTCAGTAGACCTATTACTGATGTAAATTTTAAAGAGGGCCATGATTCCTCCTGCTATACATAATCTCTAAATGTATCATATTTTGTCTAGAAATGAACTGATGGCCGTGCACTCTCTTCATATCCAACTAGTTTATCTACTGGTACAATATCAATTTGAAGCTACATGCTAGAACAAGAAAGGAGAGTTGATTCATAGTATTTTGTTACCTGCTATTACAAACCACTTCTGTATTAATTTTACTctgatgtagtttttttttttctgcagttgATATCCTTTATTGCCATTGATAGCAAACAGTTACTCATTCATAACCACAGTGCATTAACCGAAGTAGCATTAACTCTCCTTTAGATCAGAATGGCTGGTCATATTCAAGATATTTATATTGTCTTTCAACACTGTGTGTTCTGAGATGTTTCTCTAGCCATTTTTTTCCCTTGAAAGCCCTGTCACATTCCTTACATGTGTAGGAACTTTCCCTAAAGTGGGTAGCTTGATGGTACTGAAGGCTTGGCTTAAATTTGAAAGCCTTTTCACATTCGGGACATTTATATGGTCTTTCACCTGTGTGAGTTCTCTGATGTGCTATTAGCGCATGCTTCGTCTGGAAAGCCTTGTCACATTCAGAACATGTATGTTGTTTTTCACCAGTGTGGGTTCTTTGATGTAGATTTAACTGTCCTTTGCTTATGAAAGCTTTGCTACATTCAGTACATGTATATGGCCTTTCCCCAGAGTGGATTCTCTGATGCAGCATTAGCCTGTCTTTTGCTTTGAAAGCCTTCTCACATTCAATGCACTTATATGGCCTTTCACCAGAGTGGATCGTAAGATGTACCATTAGCTGTCCTTTTGTTACAAAATCATTGCCACATTCACTACAtttgtatggtttttccccagtgtgaattttctggtgttgtgttagctgccCTTTTATTTTGAAGGCCTTGGAACATTCAAAACATTTATAGGGCCTTTGATCAGAGTGGGTTCTATTATGCGTTATCAGTGCACCTTTTGATATAAAAGACTTGTCACATTCAGTACAATGATATGGTTTTTCACCAGTGTGGGTTCTCTGATGAAGTAACAGCTCAGCTTTTGTTTTGAAAACCTTGGTGCACACCATACATTTATGTGGTTTCTCACCAGTGTGATTTTTGTGGTGCAACAGTAGCTGTGCTTTTGATTTAAAGGCCTTATCACATTTGCCGCATTTATGTGGTTTTTCACCAGTGTGAATTCTCTGATGTAACATCAGCACCCGTTTTGTCTTGAAAgccttgtcacattcagtacattCATATGGCCTATCCATGGAGTGGGTTACACGGTGTATTATAAGGTGCTGGTTTGACCTAAAAGCCTTGTCACAAT includes these proteins:
- the LOC138296863 gene encoding zinc finger protein 268-like translates to MEQHLIVHQRTCTDEQPYKCTKCDKAFRTKGNLKQHQITHTDEKPYTCIKCQKVFKSKAVLVVHQRIHSGMRPHTCTKCAKAFRTKTHLMVHQRTHTDEKPYVCSKCDQFFKTKINLMRHQSTHSAERPFKCPECGKAFSQKSALTAHQRIHTGEKPYKCTQCDKTFRTTKELMLHESIHFEDRPYKCGECEKAFKTKQVLLLHQRIHTGEKPHKCTECDKAFRTKRNLMVHHRVHSGEKPYNCTECGRDFRTSGEIMVHRRLHSEERPFKCTECDKAFKIKQCLMLHQRTHTQEKPYKCTDCDKAFRSNQHLIIHRVTHSMDRPYECTECDKAFKTKRVLMLHQRIHTGEKPHKCGKCDKAFKSKAQLLLHHKNHTGEKPHKCMVCTKVFKTKAELLLHQRTHTGEKPYHCTECDKSFISKGALITHNRTHSDQRPYKCFECSKAFKIKGQLTQHQKIHTGEKPYKCSECGNDFVTKGQLMVHLTIHSGERPYKCIECEKAFKAKDRLMLHQRIHSGERPYTCTECSKAFISKGQLNLHQRTHTGEKQHTCSECDKAFQTKHALIAHQRTHTGERPYKCPECEKAFKFKPSLQYHQATHFRESSYTCKECDRAFKGKKWLEKHLRTHSVERQYKYLEYDQPF